A part of Solicola gregarius genomic DNA contains:
- the hemB gene encoding porphobilinogen synthase produces the protein MFPQDRPRRLRTSPAVRRMVAETSVEPRSLVLPMFVAEGRSEPTPIESMPGVVQHTRDTARRAIAEAAELGLGGVMLFGLPERKDATGSGALDPGGILNVAIGDAVAEVGDALVVMSDLCLDEFTDHGHCGVLDSHGRVDNDATLDLYAKMGVAHAEAGVHMVGPSGMMDGQVGVIRRALDAAGHTDTAILAYAVKYSSALFGPFREAVASSLQGDRRTYQQDPANAREAIRETLLDIEEGADLVMVKPALSYLDVLAQVRAQVTVPVAAYNVSGEYAMVEAAAANGWIDRERAIDEALLSIRRAGADIILTYWAAEVARRSR, from the coding sequence ATGTTCCCGCAGGATCGCCCGCGCCGGCTGCGTACGTCGCCGGCAGTACGCAGGATGGTCGCCGAGACCTCGGTAGAGCCGCGCAGCCTGGTGCTGCCGATGTTCGTCGCCGAGGGCCGAAGCGAGCCGACCCCGATCGAGAGCATGCCGGGCGTCGTGCAGCACACCCGCGACACCGCCCGGCGTGCGATCGCAGAGGCGGCCGAGCTCGGGCTGGGCGGCGTGATGCTGTTCGGCCTGCCCGAACGTAAGGACGCTACCGGGTCGGGTGCGCTCGACCCGGGCGGCATCCTGAATGTCGCGATCGGCGACGCCGTCGCCGAGGTCGGCGATGCGCTGGTGGTGATGTCCGACCTGTGCCTCGACGAGTTCACCGACCACGGTCACTGCGGCGTGCTCGACTCACACGGTCGCGTCGACAACGATGCAACGCTCGACCTGTACGCCAAGATGGGGGTCGCGCACGCGGAGGCCGGCGTCCACATGGTCGGCCCGAGCGGCATGATGGACGGCCAGGTCGGCGTCATCCGGCGCGCGCTCGATGCCGCCGGGCACACCGACACCGCGATCCTCGCGTACGCCGTGAAGTACTCGTCGGCGTTGTTCGGGCCGTTCCGCGAGGCCGTCGCGTCGTCGCTGCAGGGCGACCGTCGGACGTACCAGCAGGACCCCGCCAACGCACGTGAGGCGATCCGCGAGACGCTGCTCGACATCGAGGAAGGCGCCGACCTCGTCATGGTGAAGCCGGCGCTCAGCTACCTCGACGTACTCGCCCAGGTACGCGCGCAGGTGACGGTGCCGGTCGCGGCGTACAACGTCTCGGGGGAGTACGCGATGGTCGAGGCAGCGGCCGCGAACGGCTGGATCGATCGGGAGCGCGCGATCGACGAGGCCCTGCTGTCGATCCGCCGCGCCGGCGCAGACATCATCCTGACGTACTGGGCTGCCGAGGTCGCGCGTCGCTCGCGGTGA
- the hemL gene encoding glutamate-1-semialdehyde 2,1-aminomutase: MTAESTPDFPASAALFERARAVSPGGVNSPVRAFRAVGGTPRFMASGTGPYLTDVDGTEYVDLVGSWGPMLLGHAHPEVIDAVQRAAAAGTSFGTPSEPEVLLAEEIVTRTPVDSVRLVSSGTEATMSAIRLARGCTGRDLVMKFAGCYHGHVDSLLVSAGSGVVTFGLPGTPGVPEASTAQTIVVPYNDTAAVEKAFAEYGDQIACVITEAAAGNMGAVPPLPGFNKFLSETCARNGALFISDEVMTGFRVSRSGHWGLDGAAEGWRPDLLTFGKVMGGGFPAAAFGGRDDLMSRLAPEGPVYQAGTLSGNPIATTAGYTTLRLATDAVYEQLDAVAGQVRTLASEALTEAGVPHVAQAAGNLFSIFFVDGTDTVTDFEQAQAQNVKQHKAFFHAMLDAGVYLPPSAFESWFVSAAHDDRAIERIAAALPAAARAAAAAPPAH, encoded by the coding sequence GTGACGGCCGAATCCACTCCCGATTTCCCCGCTTCGGCGGCCCTGTTCGAGCGTGCCCGAGCGGTGTCGCCCGGCGGCGTCAACTCACCCGTGCGCGCGTTCCGCGCGGTCGGGGGTACGCCCCGATTCATGGCCAGCGGCACCGGACCGTACCTCACCGACGTCGACGGCACCGAGTACGTCGACCTGGTCGGCTCCTGGGGGCCGATGCTGCTGGGGCACGCCCACCCCGAGGTGATCGACGCCGTGCAGCGAGCCGCGGCCGCCGGCACATCCTTCGGCACCCCGAGCGAGCCCGAGGTGCTGCTCGCGGAGGAGATCGTCACGCGTACTCCCGTCGACTCGGTGCGCCTGGTGTCGTCCGGCACTGAAGCCACAATGTCCGCGATCCGGTTGGCCCGCGGGTGTACGGGACGCGACCTGGTGATGAAGTTCGCCGGTTGCTACCACGGTCACGTCGACTCACTGCTGGTCTCTGCCGGCTCCGGCGTCGTCACCTTCGGGCTCCCCGGTACTCCCGGCGTCCCCGAAGCATCGACGGCTCAGACCATCGTGGTGCCGTACAACGACACTGCGGCGGTCGAGAAGGCGTTCGCCGAGTACGGCGACCAGATCGCGTGCGTCATCACCGAGGCGGCCGCCGGAAACATGGGCGCGGTGCCGCCGTTGCCCGGGTTCAACAAGTTCCTGAGCGAGACCTGCGCCCGCAACGGCGCGCTGTTCATCAGCGACGAGGTGATGACCGGCTTCCGGGTCAGCAGGTCCGGTCACTGGGGCCTCGACGGCGCCGCCGAGGGCTGGCGGCCCGATCTGCTGACGTTCGGCAAGGTCATGGGCGGCGGGTTCCCGGCGGCCGCGTTCGGCGGCCGCGACGACCTGATGAGCCGGCTCGCACCCGAGGGGCCCGTCTACCAGGCGGGCACGCTGTCGGGCAACCCGATAGCCACCACCGCGGGCTACACCACCCTGCGGCTCGCGACCGATGCCGTGTACGAACAGCTCGACGCGGTCGCCGGCCAGGTGCGTACGCTCGCGTCGGAGGCGTTGACCGAGGCGGGAGTGCCGCACGTGGCGCAGGCTGCCGGGAACCTGTTCAGCATCTTCTTCGTTGACGGCACGGATACGGTGACCGACTTCGAGCAGGCGCAGGCGCAGAACGTCAAGCAGCACAAGGCGTTCTTCCACGCGATGCTCGACGCGGGTGTCTACCTGCCGCCGAGCGCCTTCGAGTCGTGGTTCGTGTCCGCCGCACACGACGACCGCGCGATCGAGCGCATCGCCGCCGCACTGCCCGCCGCCGCCCGCGCCGCCGCTGCCGCGCCGCCAGCGCACTGA
- a CDS encoding ICP22 family protein: protein MARHASTPRLLSWWQRLAIAVPVLLLAGVVTIAITQRDDTAAPSDADIAGAPVSQTTPPPTDGDHSDAIGADSDTTTSAGDEADTTDDETGRPEPRETGPADDQITPDEGSDSDESDPDESGPDGSGTDNTESPETIGPDSDDETGTADGPDSGNDDDETGPTTPPDDDTDPTEPPDETDTVTMGDAIAACRAEIGAGHVNKAVRTCADALVGTPVSQLQSNVADAVSQLGCLLSPLCRF from the coding sequence ATGGCGCGGCATGCTTCTACTCCTCGACTGCTGTCCTGGTGGCAGCGACTGGCGATCGCGGTACCCGTTCTGTTGCTCGCGGGTGTCGTCACCATCGCCATCACCCAACGCGACGACACGGCTGCGCCGTCGGACGCCGATATCGCGGGGGCTCCGGTATCCCAGACGACACCGCCGCCGACCGACGGCGACCACTCCGACGCGATCGGCGCGGACTCCGATACCACCACGAGCGCCGGCGACGAGGCCGACACGACGGACGACGAGACCGGCCGCCCCGAACCGCGTGAGACGGGGCCGGCCGACGACCAGATCACCCCGGACGAGGGCTCCGACTCCGACGAGTCCGACCCTGACGAGTCGGGCCCTGACGGCTCCGGAACCGACAACACCGAGTCGCCCGAGACCATCGGCCCCGACTCCGACGACGAGACCGGCACGGCGGACGGCCCGGATTCCGGCAATGACGATGACGAGACGGGGCCGACGACCCCACCTGACGACGACACCGATCCGACGGAGCCACCCGACGAGACGGACACCGTCACGATGGGCGACGCGATCGCCGCATGCCGTGCCGAGATCGGCGCGGGTCACGTCAACAAAGCGGTCCGTACCTGCGCCGACGCGCTCGTCGGTACGCCCGTCTCCCAGCTGCAGTCGAACGTCGCCGACGCGGTCAGTCAGCTGGGCTGCCTGCTCTCCCCGCTCTGCCGTTTCTGA
- a CDS encoding sensor histidine kinase — translation MQTVAATAGLPPRSDRARLATMFHLASNVIVSFIVPLAALPSTASTGRTWVAAGLVAVYAVLHGLVLRGAVSPWMATRTRDLLMWALVAVTALAWPLMMPIDDGGPLAWAWLTVFTIGAVVLVWRPVAAGCVVVTIVAADVLGAVAYDEPWPGVVLVSLLVGGAVAAAEWLAVWMFRVLLAAEAGREAEARLAVAEERLRFARDLHDVIGHRLTVIALKAELAGSLADVDPRRVVAETEAIRTLAGTALREVRETVHDVHTTDVDEQLRAAELVLTSAGVRCTIHYEELDLSPVTARFLGSVVREGVTKSCDTATRVRATSGSRPPATAAG, via the coding sequence GTGCAGACAGTTGCCGCGACTGCGGGTCTCCCGCCGCGGAGCGACCGCGCCCGGCTCGCGACGATGTTCCACCTGGCGAGCAATGTCATCGTCTCCTTCATCGTGCCGCTCGCCGCCCTCCCGTCGACCGCGAGCACCGGGCGTACGTGGGTGGCCGCCGGCCTCGTTGCGGTCTACGCGGTGCTGCACGGGCTCGTTCTGCGCGGCGCGGTCTCGCCCTGGATGGCGACCCGTACGCGCGACCTGCTGATGTGGGCGCTGGTCGCGGTCACGGCGCTCGCGTGGCCGTTGATGATGCCGATCGACGACGGCGGTCCGCTGGCGTGGGCATGGTTGACGGTGTTCACGATCGGCGCGGTCGTCCTCGTCTGGCGCCCGGTCGCGGCCGGCTGTGTCGTGGTCACGATCGTCGCGGCGGACGTTCTGGGAGCCGTCGCGTACGACGAACCGTGGCCGGGGGTCGTGCTCGTGTCGCTGCTGGTCGGTGGTGCGGTCGCCGCCGCCGAGTGGCTCGCGGTCTGGATGTTTCGGGTGCTCCTTGCGGCCGAGGCCGGGCGCGAGGCGGAGGCCCGGCTCGCCGTTGCCGAGGAGCGACTGCGCTTCGCCCGAGACTTGCACGACGTCATCGGGCACCGCCTCACGGTCATCGCGCTGAAGGCCGAGCTCGCCGGCAGCCTGGCCGACGTCGATCCGCGGCGGGTCGTCGCCGAGACCGAGGCGATCCGAACCCTGGCCGGCACCGCGCTGCGGGAGGTACGCGAGACCGTGCACGACGTGCACACGACCGACGTCGACGAGCAGCTCCGCGCGGCAGAGCTGGTACTCACGTCCGCGGGTGTCCGCTGCACGATCCACTACGAAGAGCTCGACCTCTCACCGGTGACCGCCCGCTTCCTCGGCTCCGTCGTACGCGAGGGCGTGACGAAATCCTGCGACACAGCGACGCGCGTACGTGCGACATCCGGGTCACGGCCGCCAGCAACGGCTGCCGGCTGA
- a CDS encoding histidine phosphatase family protein has product MRHGEVFNPRGVLYGRLPDYHLSELGQQMADRAAEWLTGRNADITHIVASPLERAQETAAPSAKAFGVDVTTDERVIEAGNTFEGKRFGVGDGSLRHPSVWWLLRNPMRPSWGEPYTEIAARMLAAMSDARDAAEGHEALIVSHQLPVWTARMAIEGRRFAHDPRRRQCSLASVTSVEYDGERIVSLTYNEPARDLLTPKVADSFTAGA; this is encoded by the coding sequence ATGCGCCACGGCGAGGTCTTCAACCCCCGCGGCGTGTTGTACGGGCGGCTGCCGGACTACCACCTGTCCGAGCTGGGCCAGCAGATGGCCGACCGGGCGGCCGAGTGGCTCACCGGGCGTAACGCCGACATCACGCACATCGTCGCGTCGCCGCTCGAGCGGGCCCAGGAGACGGCTGCGCCGTCGGCGAAGGCGTTCGGCGTCGACGTCACCACCGACGAGCGCGTGATCGAAGCGGGCAACACCTTCGAGGGCAAACGCTTCGGCGTCGGAGACGGCTCCCTTCGCCACCCGAGCGTCTGGTGGCTGTTGCGCAACCCGATGCGGCCGTCGTGGGGAGAGCCGTACACCGAGATCGCCGCCCGCATGCTGGCCGCGATGTCCGACGCGCGCGATGCCGCGGAAGGACACGAGGCACTGATCGTCTCGCACCAGCTGCCGGTCTGGACCGCGCGGATGGCCATCGAGGGCCGCCGGTTCGCGCACGACCCGCGCCGTCGGCAGTGCTCGCTCGCGAGCGTCACGTCCGTCGAGTACGACGGTGAGCGCATCGTCTCGCTCACGTACAACGAGCCCGCGCGCGACCTGCTGACCCCGAAGGTCGCCGACAGCTTCACGGCAGGTGCGTAA
- the ccsB gene encoding c-type cytochrome biogenesis protein CcsB, with amino-acid sequence MSLEQYANFSNYSVASATVVLSLACLAYIAEWAFTRQVTSARRRDRAAQRALVTTGAGDSGATASVAPTNDTSAADAEYRRELAARIGLSLTVLAFALLVVGVVTRSLASGEFRAPWGNMYEFSMVGITAVIGMFLVMVKLADVNWLGGIVTAFAVIVLGLSMLVYVPAGPLVPALDSYWLVIHVIAAMISAGAFAIGAALSVLYLVRARAEAKTPDIDDREGYIWRLPTAAKMDRLSYRIHAFAFPLYTFAALIAGPIWAYHAWGRAWGWDPKEVWAFITWVAYACYLHARATAGWKGKAAAILALVAFATFMFNYVGVNLFIDGMHSYAK; translated from the coding sequence ATGAGCCTCGAGCAGTACGCCAACTTCTCGAATTACTCGGTCGCCTCGGCGACGGTCGTGCTCTCGCTCGCCTGCCTTGCGTATATCGCGGAGTGGGCGTTCACCCGGCAGGTGACGAGCGCCCGCCGCCGAGACCGCGCCGCGCAGCGCGCCCTCGTCACGACCGGGGCCGGTGATTCCGGTGCGACCGCGTCGGTCGCTCCGACGAACGACACCTCGGCCGCCGACGCCGAGTACCGGCGCGAGTTGGCCGCGCGGATCGGGCTGTCGCTCACCGTGCTGGCGTTCGCGCTGCTGGTGGTCGGCGTCGTCACGCGTAGCCTCGCGAGCGGTGAGTTCCGGGCGCCGTGGGGCAACATGTACGAGTTCTCGATGGTCGGCATCACCGCCGTCATCGGCATGTTCCTCGTGATGGTCAAGCTCGCCGATGTGAACTGGCTCGGCGGCATCGTCACCGCCTTCGCGGTGATCGTGCTCGGACTCTCGATGCTGGTGTACGTCCCGGCCGGGCCGCTGGTGCCCGCGCTCGACTCGTACTGGCTCGTCATCCACGTCATCGCCGCGATGATCTCGGCGGGTGCCTTCGCGATCGGCGCCGCGTTGTCGGTGCTCTATCTCGTCCGGGCGCGGGCAGAGGCGAAGACACCCGACATCGACGACCGCGAGGGCTACATCTGGCGGCTGCCGACCGCGGCGAAGATGGATCGCCTGTCGTACCGCATCCACGCCTTCGCGTTCCCCCTCTACACGTTCGCCGCGCTCATCGCCGGGCCGATCTGGGCGTACCACGCGTGGGGGCGTGCCTGGGGCTGGGATCCCAAGGAGGTCTGGGCCTTCATCACCTGGGTTGCGTACGCCTGCTACCTGCACGCACGGGCGACCGCGGGGTGGAAGGGCAAGGCGGCGGCGATCCTCGCGCTGGTCGCGTTCGCGACGTTCATGTTCAACTACGTCGGCGTCAACCTGTTCATCGACGGGATGCACTCGTACGCGAAGTAG
- a CDS encoding lytic murein transglycosylase, with protein MANAKASCKLDWTLVAAIGRVESDHGQYGGSQIDTTGDSDPKIIGIPLDGSNNTAAISDTDGGQLDGDSTWDRAVGPMQFIPSTWDLVGVDGNGDGVKSPHNIYDAALATAVYLCASDEDVSTEGGASEAVFSYNHSNDYVATVLAIADRYKDGDFTETPSIYLPETPDSDDELFDPDTYDPGPESDGNGNGNGNNSDGDNGSGGKNELKPTTFGPGETGDGGPHQIQPIETGGSGHSNGPGPDEVGAAEPEHDNQLEEQVIGSGPNSGKPTDPHGTNKPDEIHGFVDDKSPKNHKPKNDGKPDGPGVDIRPTKDDPKTKGPGVDVKPTQDDPKTKDATKPKGAQSDVRPKHLATTKPREGGATVRPKHRAEDTEQRPKTSAGVAEACTDGSEELQADGTKLSEKQADALVTDCVDNSSVVWSQTSGNPVLDWMTAQVSEL; from the coding sequence ATGGCCAACGCCAAGGCGTCCTGCAAGCTCGACTGGACGCTCGTCGCCGCGATCGGGCGGGTCGAGTCCGACCACGGCCAGTACGGCGGCAGCCAGATCGACACGACCGGCGACTCCGACCCGAAGATCATCGGCATCCCGCTCGACGGTTCCAACAACACCGCGGCGATCAGCGACACCGATGGCGGCCAGCTCGACGGCGACTCGACCTGGGACCGCGCCGTGGGGCCGATGCAGTTCATCCCGTCGACCTGGGACCTCGTCGGCGTCGACGGCAACGGCGACGGCGTGAAGAGCCCGCACAACATCTACGATGCCGCGCTGGCCACCGCGGTCTACCTGTGCGCGAGCGACGAAGACGTCAGCACCGAGGGTGGCGCGAGCGAGGCGGTCTTCAGCTACAACCACTCCAACGACTACGTCGCGACGGTGCTCGCGATCGCCGACCGGTACAAGGACGGCGACTTCACCGAGACGCCCAGCATCTACCTCCCCGAGACGCCGGACTCCGACGACGAGCTGTTCGACCCCGACACGTACGACCCGGGCCCCGAGAGCGACGGCAACGGCAACGGCAACGGCAACAACTCCGACGGCGACAACGGCTCGGGCGGCAAGAACGAGCTCAAGCCGACGACCTTCGGGCCGGGCGAGACCGGCGACGGCGGCCCGCACCAGATCCAGCCGATCGAGACCGGCGGATCCGGCCACTCCAACGGCCCGGGCCCCGACGAGGTCGGCGCCGCCGAGCCCGAGCACGACAACCAGCTCGAGGAGCAGGTGATCGGGAGCGGGCCGAACTCCGGCAAGCCCACCGACCCGCACGGCACGAACAAACCGGACGAGATCCACGGCTTCGTCGACGACAAGTCACCGAAGAACCACAAGCCCAAGAACGACGGCAAGCCCGACGGTCCCGGCGTCGACATCCGGCCCACCAAGGACGACCCGAAGACCAAGGGCCCCGGTGTCGACGTCAAGCCGACCCAGGATGACCCGAAGACCAAGGACGCGACCAAGCCGAAGGGCGCCCAGTCCGACGTACGCCCCAAGCACCTGGCGACGACCAAGCCCCGCGAAGGCGGCGCGACCGTACGCCCGAAGCACCGTGCCGAGGACACCGAGCAGCGCCCGAAGACCTCCGCCGGCGTAGCCGAAGCGTGCACCGACGGCAGCGAGGAACTGCAGGCCGACGGTACGAAGCTCAGCGAGAAGCAGGCGGACGCGCTGGTCACCGATTGCGTCGACAACTCCTCGGTGGTGTGGTCGCAGACGAGCGGCAACCCGGTCCTCGACTGGATGACCGCCCAGGTCAGCGAGCTCTAG
- a CDS encoding cytochrome c biogenesis CcdA family protein, translating into MGTWFGETAVSGALVLAIPVALVAGLVSFFSPCVVPLLPGYLSYMTGLSAADLESSRRGRMLAGAVLFVLGFSFVFVSEGALFGHLGFRLEEYQRTVSIVVGIVVIVLGVAFIGWIPFLQRDVRVHAVPAVGLAAAPVLGALFGIGWTPCLGPTLAAVIGLSMSEASAGRGALLTLSYCLGLGVPFILAAIGFRRFMGAVGWVRRHQQLISYIGGGLLILVGIALVTGWWDWLVLEIRSWFPTVTTVV; encoded by the coding sequence ATGGGTACGTGGTTCGGTGAGACCGCCGTGTCCGGCGCGCTCGTGCTGGCGATCCCGGTCGCGCTGGTCGCCGGACTCGTGTCGTTCTTCTCGCCGTGCGTCGTACCCCTGCTGCCCGGCTACCTGTCGTACATGACCGGCCTGTCGGCTGCCGATCTCGAGTCGTCCCGGCGGGGCCGTATGCTGGCCGGCGCCGTGCTGTTCGTGCTCGGCTTCTCGTTCGTGTTCGTCTCCGAGGGCGCGTTGTTCGGGCACCTCGGTTTCCGACTCGAGGAGTACCAGCGCACGGTTTCGATCGTGGTCGGCATCGTGGTGATCGTCCTCGGTGTCGCGTTCATCGGCTGGATCCCGTTCCTGCAGCGTGACGTACGCGTCCATGCCGTCCCCGCAGTCGGCCTCGCCGCCGCACCGGTGCTCGGCGCGCTGTTCGGCATCGGCTGGACCCCCTGTCTCGGCCCGACGCTGGCGGCGGTGATCGGGCTGTCGATGTCCGAAGCGAGCGCCGGCCGCGGCGCGCTGCTGACGCTGAGCTACTGCCTCGGGCTCGGCGTGCCGTTCATCCTGGCGGCCATCGGCTTCCGGCGCTTCATGGGCGCCGTCGGCTGGGTACGACGGCACCAGCAGCTGATCTCCTACATCGGCGGCGGCCTGCTGATCCTGGTCGGCATCGCCCTCGTCACCGGTTGGTGGGACTGGCTGGTGCTCGAGATCCGCTCGTGGTTCCCGACAGTGACGACGGTGGTCTGA
- the resB gene encoding cytochrome c biogenesis protein ResB, with translation MATKTRPPKSPGPAPAMSTRQLLRWMWRQLTSMRTALMLLLLLALAAIPGSLVPQRSVDRQAVDRYFLQHPDLAPVYDKLGLFSVYTSVWFSAVYILLMVSLLGCIVPRLGVYWRALRARPPKAPRRFDRLPESRTYQTDADPQTVLEHARAILRRKRARIDVVDGELRAENGYLREAGNLIFHCSLVVVLVGVAAGGLYGYRGNVIVTEGNGFSNTLTQYDEISSGAMFAEDQLPPFTVHLDTLEAEFQVDGPQRGAPKHFQANGTYTSEPGAEPEPFEISVNHPLEIDGTSVFLVGQGYAPVVKVKDGTGRVTYNGPVPFLPEDGTYTSSGVIKVPEAKPEQLGFQGFFLPTAATLQDGEAPVSIFPGPVNPNLGLFAYAGDLGMDDGEPQSVYSLDKDNLTQLKGKDGQPFRVNLSLGQVVDLPDGRGSIEFVDLRKFARFQIGDTPGQTVPLTGVVIGLLGLMLSLYVRPRRTWVRVRSLDDGPDGGSRTVVEVAALDRVPRGDPAGELDAFVEKLQESTGKQEDAAT, from the coding sequence ATGGCGACGAAGACGCGACCACCGAAGAGCCCCGGCCCGGCACCGGCGATGTCGACCCGGCAGCTCCTGCGCTGGATGTGGCGGCAGCTCACCTCGATGCGTACGGCGCTGATGCTGCTGTTGCTGCTCGCGCTCGCCGCGATACCAGGGTCACTCGTCCCGCAGCGTTCCGTCGACCGGCAGGCCGTCGACCGCTACTTCCTGCAGCACCCCGACCTCGCGCCCGTGTACGACAAGCTCGGGCTGTTCAGCGTGTACACGTCGGTGTGGTTCTCCGCCGTCTACATCCTGCTGATGGTCTCGCTGCTGGGCTGCATCGTCCCCCGGCTCGGTGTGTACTGGCGGGCACTGCGGGCCAGGCCGCCGAAGGCGCCGCGTCGGTTCGACCGACTGCCCGAGTCGCGTACGTACCAGACCGACGCCGATCCGCAAACGGTGCTCGAGCACGCGCGTGCGATCCTGCGCCGCAAGCGCGCCCGCATCGACGTCGTCGACGGCGAGCTGCGCGCCGAGAACGGCTACCTGCGCGAGGCGGGCAACCTGATCTTCCACTGCTCGCTCGTCGTCGTGCTCGTCGGCGTCGCCGCCGGCGGGCTGTACGGCTACCGCGGCAACGTGATCGTCACCGAGGGCAACGGCTTCTCCAACACGCTCACGCAGTACGACGAGATCTCCTCGGGTGCGATGTTCGCCGAGGACCAGTTGCCCCCGTTCACGGTGCACCTCGACACCCTCGAGGCTGAGTTCCAGGTCGACGGGCCGCAGCGTGGGGCGCCGAAGCACTTCCAGGCCAACGGCACGTACACCTCCGAGCCCGGTGCCGAGCCCGAACCGTTCGAGATCAGCGTCAACCATCCGCTGGAGATCGACGGCACCTCGGTGTTCCTCGTCGGGCAGGGCTACGCGCCAGTCGTCAAGGTCAAGGACGGCACGGGGCGGGTGACGTACAACGGGCCGGTGCCGTTCCTGCCGGAGGACGGCACGTACACGTCGTCCGGCGTGATCAAGGTGCCCGAGGCCAAGCCCGAGCAGCTCGGGTTCCAGGGCTTCTTCCTGCCGACCGCCGCAACGTTGCAGGACGGCGAGGCGCCGGTGTCGATCTTCCCCGGACCGGTCAACCCCAACCTCGGGCTGTTCGCCTACGCAGGCGACCTCGGCATGGACGACGGCGAGCCCCAGTCGGTCTACTCGCTCGACAAGGACAACCTGACCCAGCTGAAGGGCAAGGACGGCCAGCCGTTCCGGGTCAACCTGTCGCTCGGTCAGGTCGTCGACCTGCCCGATGGCCGTGGGTCGATCGAGTTCGTCGACCTGCGCAAGTTCGCGCGCTTCCAGATCGGCGACACACCGGGCCAGACGGTGCCGCTCACCGGCGTCGTCATCGGGCTCCTCGGCCTCATGCTGTCGCTGTACGTACGCCCGCGACGTACCTGGGTACGCGTGCGGAGCCTCGACGACGGGCCCGACGGCGGCTCGCGTACCGTGGTTGAGGTCGCCGCGCTCGACCGGGTGCCCCGCGGTGACCCCGCAGGTGAGCTCGACGCGTTCGTCGAGAAGCTGCAGGAGTCGACCGGAAAGCAGGAGGACGCCGCCACATGA
- a CDS encoding response regulator transcription factor encodes MIRVLLAEDEEMIRVALAALVDREDDLEIVAQAADGAEAVDLARAHRPDVAVVDLEMPKRDGLEVVAELARALPDCAVVILTGHGRPAVLRKALSSGARGFLAKGAPGTALSDVIRRVHDGSRYVDPVLAADALTAPSSPLTARETEVLATAGLDRPVREVARTLHLSPGTVRNYLASAAQKLGATGRAEAFRLAREQDWL; translated from the coding sequence ATGATTCGGGTTCTACTCGCAGAGGACGAGGAGATGATCCGCGTCGCGCTGGCGGCGCTGGTCGACCGCGAGGACGATCTGGAGATCGTCGCGCAGGCGGCCGATGGCGCGGAGGCGGTCGACCTCGCCCGGGCGCACCGTCCCGACGTCGCCGTCGTCGACCTCGAGATGCCCAAGCGCGACGGGCTCGAGGTGGTCGCCGAGCTAGCCCGCGCACTGCCCGACTGCGCGGTCGTGATCCTCACCGGTCACGGCCGACCGGCGGTGCTGCGCAAGGCGTTGTCGTCCGGTGCGCGCGGCTTCCTCGCGAAGGGCGCACCGGGTACCGCACTGTCCGATGTCATCCGCCGCGTGCACGACGGCAGCCGCTACGTCGACCCCGTGCTCGCCGCCGATGCGCTCACGGCACCGTCGTCCCCGCTCACCGCGCGCGAGACGGAGGTACTCGCCACCGCGGGGCTCGACCGCCCGGTCCGGGAGGTCGCCCGGACGCTGCACCTGTCGCCCGGAACGGTCCGCAACTACCTCGCGTCGGCGGCGCAGAAGCTCGGCGCAACCGGCCGTGCGGAGGCGTTCCGCCTCGCCCGCGAGCAGGACTGGCTCTGA
- a CDS encoding TlpA family protein disulfide reductase yields the protein MRFPVRRLVVAAALLVAVAGCSTAEGGDTGFISGDGSITRVDAADREDAPTLEGESLEGKQVSTDDFADKTIVVNVWGQWCGPCRKEAPELVEAADELESKNVQFLGLATKSQAGEGAPSQDVQFAKQAGFEFPTIQDYDGEQVLRFVDSMPAPGVPTTWVIDDQGRVAAQVRGETTASTLIGLVEDVQADS from the coding sequence GTGCGATTCCCAGTCCGACGCCTTGTGGTTGCTGCGGCGCTTCTCGTCGCCGTTGCCGGCTGTTCGACCGCCGAGGGCGGCGACACTGGGTTCATCAGCGGCGACGGCAGCATCACCCGGGTCGACGCGGCCGATCGGGAGGACGCGCCGACGCTCGAGGGCGAGAGCCTCGAGGGCAAGCAGGTCTCGACCGACGACTTCGCCGACAAGACGATCGTCGTGAACGTCTGGGGCCAGTGGTGCGGGCCGTGCCGCAAGGAGGCACCCGAGCTGGTCGAGGCGGCCGACGAGCTGGAGTCGAAGAACGTGCAGTTCCTCGGGCTCGCCACGAAGAGCCAGGCCGGTGAGGGCGCTCCGTCGCAGGACGTGCAGTTCGCCAAGCAGGCGGGCTTCGAGTTCCCGACGATCCAGGACTACGACGGCGAGCAGGTGCTGCGCTTCGTCGACAGCATGCCGGCGCCGGGCGTACCGACGACGTGGGTGATCGACGACCAGGGGCGCGTCGCCGCACAGGTACGCGGCGAGACGACCGCGTCGACCCTGATCGGTCTCGTCGAGGACGTACAGGCCGACTCCTGA